The window CCACCCCCTCGCGCCTCACCCGGGGAAGCACCCACTCCGAGGGCACGATGACGGCCCGCGCGCGGGGCAGGAGGGCGTCAAGGCCGGGGTTGGCGTCTGCTATCTCGTTGAAGCCCATTCTGTAGAGGCGGGCCACCTCGTAGAGGGACTCCCCTTTTCCGAGGGCATGCCGCCGGGGCATGCCCACGACCTCGCGGTCCGCGCCCACGCTATAGGCCCCGCCTGCCAGGGCCAGGGACGTCCAGAGGAGAAGGACGGAGAAGGCCATGGCGCAAACCCGCCGCCCCATCATCCCTCGCATGCCGAAGGGCCGTCCGCCGTCACGCCGAAAACGCATGGACAGGACCCCGCCCCTAGCGGGAGGAAGCGGGGGCTTCCGCCTTCCGTACCGTGCAGGCGTAGGACAGGTGGGCCGGCAGGTACGAGGTGTTCGTCCACATGAGGCAGTAGTACTGTTTCTTCTCCGGGCGGTAGGTCCTTTCCGTGGACTTCACGCCCTTGTCTTTTACCGGATAGAATGCCTCCCCGCCCTCATGGTAGTGGACGTTGAAATCCAGGGGACGGGAGGCGTCGAAGGCATATGTCATGACGCTCTCCGGCCCGGCCTTGAAGCAGTCCTCGTAAATCCTGGAGGGCTCCACCTTCACCAGGGTCCTTCCTTGCTCGGCCCCCGGCAAGCGCGTTTCCGCGCCGGCGCACCCCAGAAAGACAAGGGCCAGGCCCATGGCCGCCCAAAGAAGCCTGCTTTCGCGCATATCGTCCTCCTCGCTCTTTTCACCATTATACCGCGGAGGGAGGGGCGGGGGCGGGGCGCGCTCAGTCGGAGAGCTCTTCCCTGATGGCCGCCAGCATGTCGGTGATGACCGTGGGGTCGAAGTCCTCGTCCAGGTGGGGCAGGATGCCCGGCTCGGGGAGCTCGCTTCGTATCTCCTTTTCGAGCACCCGGCAGAAGGCCGCCATGATGTGCGGGTCGAACTGCGAGTTCAGGCACCGCTTCATCTCCTCCAGGGCCGTGGCCAGGCCGAGCTTCTTCTTGTAGGGGCGGCTGGTGGTCATGGCGTCGAAGGAATCGGCCAGGGTGAGCATCTTGGCCCCTTCGCTCAGGCTTCCGTTGGTCAGCGAGTCGGGATAGCCCCTGCCGTCGGGCCGCTCGTGGTGGTGCCTGACGATGGTGACCAGCTCTTTCCAGGGGAACTTCACCTTGGAGATGATGTTGTAGGAGAGGTGGGGGTGCTTCTTTATCTCGACGATGTCCTCCCGGGTGAGCGGGGTCCGCTTGTTCAGCACCGTGTCGCTGATGATTATCTTGCCCACGTCGTGCAGGAGGCCGGCGATGTAGATGCCCTCCACGTCCTGCTCGCTCCATCCCAGCTCCTTGGCGATGGCCACCACGTATCGGGCCACCCGGGTGGAGTGGTCCTTGGTGTAGACGTCCTTGGCGTCGATGGCCGCGGCGAAGGCCTGGATGGTGTCGTGGTAGATGAGGCGCATCTCCTCGTAGAGCCTCCGGTTCTCCTCGGCCTTCCCCGCCAGGTCGGTCAGGAGGTCGTGGTTGTGAAGCGTGATGGCAAGTTGGTGGCCGATGGCCTTCAGGAGGTCGAAGTCCTCGGCGCTCCAGGGCTCCTCGGTAAACTTCCGCCCCAGGGCGACCGCTCCCATGAACCTGTCCCGGGTCCAGAGGGGGAGGAAGACCTCGGCCCCGGCCGAAAGGAGCGAGGCCCTGAGCGTAAGGGAGGCCGGAGAGAGCCATGCCTCCAGAAGCGAGAAGGGCTCGTTCAGGCGCATCCTCTTCTCCGCGAGGTCCACCCGGAGGTCGCCGTTCAGGCCCTCCAGCCCCTTGCCCGCTATGGCCGTGAGCCGGCCTTCTTCGTCCGCGGCGGTGAAGACGGCGCCCTTGTTCACGAGAAAGGTGCCCATGATGACGTGCAGGACCGAGCGCATCTTCAGGGGGAACTCGCTGGAGGAGGCCGCCTCCTCTCCCAGGTCCGCCAGGGCGGAGATGTTGTAGAGAAGTCGCCGTATCTCCATCAGCTGGCCGGGCCCAGGTGGGCCATGGCCTCCTCCTCGCTCCTGAACACCTGCATGTGCTTCCTCAGGCCGAGCATCTCGAAGGTCTCGCTGTGAAACGGAGACATGTCCGTGAACAGAAGGCCCACCCCCTTCTCGCTGAGCGTGTTCATGATGCCCAGGAGGATGGAAACACCGATGGAGTTGATGAAATCGATGTGCTGGAAATTCAGCACCACGGTGCGCACCCCGCCGGCCATGTACCGCAGGCAGTGCTCCTCGAGCTTCTCTCCCACGATGTTGTTCAGGTAGCCGTGGGGATAGAGCACGGCCACCCCCTCGCCCAATTCCTTTGTCTCCACCCTGAAATCCGTCACTGGCGCACCTCTTTCGGCGTTATTTTCTTGGTCAGGACCACCCTGGTCCTGTCCTCTGTCCTCTCCACGCGGATGTCGTCCATGACCCTCCGCATTATCTTCAGCCCCCACCCCCGCCGCCTGCCCGTGGGCGGCCCCTCGGCCTCCTCCTCGGCCTCGCCGGTCTCCGGGGCCTCGAAGGGCCGTCCGGGGCTCTCGATGACTATCTCCAGGCGCTCCGGCTCGGCGGTGAAGCGAAGGAATATTTTCTTCTCGTAACTGCCGCTGTGCTCCATGGCGTTTATGCAGGCCTCGATGAGGGCGAGCTGAAGCTGGTTGACCAGCTCCTCGCGGAGCTTGAGCACCCCGGCCACCTGCTCCACGGCCTTGGCCGCGAAGAGCTCCGCGTCGGCGACCATGGGGATGACCACCTCGAAAGAGAGGCCCGGCCCCCCGCCCGCCGCGGCCATGCGCTCCTTCAGAAGCCCCTCGCGCACCGCCTCGGCCCGCTGCCCCTGCACCTCGCGGCGGTACCTTCCCCGGAGGAAGTCCCGGAGCACCTCGTCGGGGATGCACCGCACCTTCCAGGTCCCTTCGAGCATGCCTGCTTTGAAGAGGGCCGCCAGCGCCTCCCGGAGCACCTGCTCCGGGGCGTGGAGTAGCCGGGCCAGGCGCGGGAGGTCCCCCACCTCAAAGGGGCTCTCGGCGGCCTGCATGAGCATCTCCAGGGCCGGCCTCACCTGCTCGGCCTCCGGGAGGGCGCCCCGGAGCACGGAGGACCAGTAGAAGGCCGTCTCCCCGTCCAGCACCTCGCGCACGTAGCATTCCCAGAACTCCCCCCGGCCCGCCTCCCTCAAGCGCGCCCGGGAGAGGGCCCGGGCCATGTGGCCGATGTAAAGGGGGTTTCCGCCCAGGTGGGCAAGGACGCCCCGGACGTCCTCGGCCACCGCCACCCCCAGGCTTTCCGAAAGGTCTTTCAAGAGGGCGAAGGCCGTATCCTCGGGCAGGCCGGCAAGCGAGAGCCTCTCGGCCGTCCCCCTGATGGAGTCGTCGGTGAATATCGCCTCCAGCGCACCTCCCGTCGAGCCGGCCAGGACGTGCGGGACAAGGGGAGACTTCATGGAGCCCTCAAAGAGGCTCACCAGCCAGGGCGTGTCCGCCGGAGCCCGCTCGAAAAGCTCCGCTGCCAGATGGAAGTCGTCCAGCAACACCACCACCCGCCTTCCCATACTCTCGGCCGTCCTCAGCGGGGCCGAAAGGGCAGCCAGTATCTGCCCCGGCAGGTCGCCTTCGGCCACCTGCTCCCGAAAGTCCTCCAGCAGCTCCCCCGGAAAACGCTCCCCCGGCGCAAGGGCGAGGAGGCGCGTGAGGGGCACCCCCATGTTCTCGATGAGGGAGGGGTCCCTCTTCAGGGCGGCCAGAAGCTGCCTCAGGAAGCGGGAGAAATAGTCCCGGGCGAAATAGGCCCCCTTCAGGGTGCCCCGCCGGAAGCGGTAATAGAAGGGGATAACGGAGGGGTCCTCCCAGAACAGGGCGCCATGGACCTGCTTCAAGAGCTCGCTCTTGCCCACGCCCCGGGGGCCGGCCAGAAGCACGTTCCCCCCGGCCGCTCCGGCCTCCCGCGAGGCCAGCGCCCGGAGGCGGGCAAGCTCCTCCTCCCTGTCTCTGAAATCCTTCGCGGCAATGGCGTCGAGCGCCATTCTGGCAACCCCCCGGTGCGTCTTTCTTGGCACGTATTATAGCATTTGAGCAGCGGGAGGCGAGGCAGGAAAAAGGGCGGGATTTTTGACAGCCGGGGCGGGGGCGTGGGATAATAAGTGCCGTTTCCCAATCCCTTGAAGGAGGACGTTCGCCTCGGTGGAACTGACCCACCTCTCCCTTGCGGAGGCCCGCAGGCTGCTGGAAAAAGGAGAGGTCACCCCCAGCGAGCTTCTGGAGGCGGTCCTTGTGCGCATAGGCGCCGTGGAGGAGCGCATCGGGGCCTACATCTCCGTCACCAGCGACCGGGCGCGGGAGATGGCCGTCTCCGGCGCGGAGGGCCCCCTGGCTGGGGTGCCCCTGGCCGTCAAGGACAACATCTGCACCCGGGGGGTGCGCACCACCTGCGGGTCCCGCATGCTGGAGAACTTCGTCCCCCCGTACGAAAGCACCGTGACCGCGCGGCTCGCCCGCGCGGGCTACGTGCTTCTGGGCAAGACCAACATGGATGAGTTCGCCATGGGCTCCTCCTGCGAGCACTCGGCCTTCTTCCCCACCCTGAACCCCTGGGACGGCACGCGCATCACCGGGGGCTCAAGCGGGGGCTCCGCCGCGGCTGTGGCCGCCGACGAGTGCATCGGCGCCCTGGGCTCGGACACCGGGGGCTCCATACGCCAGCCGGCGGCCCTGTGCGGGGTGGTGGGGCTCAAGCCCACCTACGGAAGGGTCTCCCGGTACGGCCTGGTGGCCTTCGCCTCCTCGCTGGACCAGATAGGGCCCCTCACCAAGACCGTCGAGGACGCCGCCATCCTGCTGAACGTCATCGCCGGACACGACCCCTGCGACAGCACCTCCGCCCCCCTGCCGGTGCCGGACTTCACCCGGGAGGTGGGCCGGGACATAAAGGGCCTCAAGGTGGGCGTGCCGAAGGAGTACTTCATCGAGGGGATGGACGGCGAGGTGGAGGCCGCGGTGCGGAAGGCCATCGAGGCCCTGGAGGCCCTGGGGGCGCGCATCGAGGAGGTCTCCCTCCCCCATACCGAGTACGGCATCGCCGCTTACTACATCATCGCCCCCTCGGAGGCCTCCTCCAACCTGGCCCGCTACGACGGGGTGAAATACGGCTTCCGCTCGGCCGTCCCGGGGCAGAGCCTCATGGAAATGTACACGAGCACCCGGGCCCGGGGCTTCGGCCCCGAGGTCAAGCGCCGCGTCATGCTGGGCACCTACTCGCTGTCCTCGGGCTACTACGAGGCCTATTACAGGAAGGCCCAGAAGGTGCGCACGCTCTTGAGGGGCGACTTCGAGGAGGCCTTCAGGAAGGTGGACGTCCTGGCCGCACCCACCACGCCGGAGGCCGCCTTCCGGAGGGGCGAGAAGATGGCAGACCCCCTGAGGATGTACCTCTCGGACGTCTTCACCAACACCGTGAACATGGCCGGCGTGCCGGCCATATCCGTCCCCTGCGGGTTTACCGGCGAAGGGCTCCCCGTGGGGCTTCAGATAATCGGCAAGCATTTCGACGAGCCCGCCGTCCTCCGGGTGGCCCACGCCTACGAGCAGGCCACGGACTGGCACAAAAGAAAGCCCAGGCTCCCGTGAGCGGGTACGAAGCCGTCATAGGGCTCGAGGTCCACGCCCAGATG is drawn from Nitrospirota bacterium and contains these coding sequences:
- a CDS encoding ATP-binding protein gives rise to the protein MALDAIAAKDFRDREEELARLRALASREAGAAGGNVLLAGPRGVGKSELLKQVHGALFWEDPSVIPFYYRFRRGTLKGAYFARDYFSRFLRQLLAALKRDPSLIENMGVPLTRLLALAPGERFPGELLEDFREQVAEGDLPGQILAALSAPLRTAESMGRRVVVLLDDFHLAAELFERAPADTPWLVSLFEGSMKSPLVPHVLAGSTGGALEAIFTDDSIRGTAERLSLAGLPEDTAFALLKDLSESLGVAVAEDVRGVLAHLGGNPLYIGHMARALSRARLREAGRGEFWECYVREVLDGETAFYWSSVLRGALPEAEQVRPALEMLMQAAESPFEVGDLPRLARLLHAPEQVLREALAALFKAGMLEGTWKVRCIPDEVLRDFLRGRYRREVQGQRAEAVREGLLKERMAAAGGGPGLSFEVVIPMVADAELFAAKAVEQVAGVLKLREELVNQLQLALIEACINAMEHSGSYEKKIFLRFTAEPERLEIVIESPGRPFEAPETGEAEEEAEGPPTGRRRGWGLKIMRRVMDDIRVERTEDRTRVVLTKKITPKEVRQ
- a CDS encoding HD domain-containing protein; this encodes MEIRRLLYNISALADLGEEAASSSEFPLKMRSVLHVIMGTFLVNKGAVFTAADEEGRLTAIAGKGLEGLNGDLRVDLAEKRMRLNEPFSLLEAWLSPASLTLRASLLSAGAEVFLPLWTRDRFMGAVALGRKFTEEPWSAEDFDLLKAIGHQLAITLHNHDLLTDLAGKAEENRRLYEEMRLIYHDTIQAFAAAIDAKDVYTKDHSTRVARYVVAIAKELGWSEQDVEGIYIAGLLHDVGKIIISDTVLNKRTPLTREDIVEIKKHPHLSYNIISKVKFPWKELVTIVRHHHERPDGRGYPDSLTNGSLSEGAKMLTLADSFDAMTTSRPYKKKLGLATALEEMKRCLNSQFDPHIMAAFCRVLEKEIRSELPEPGILPHLDEDFDPTVITDMLAAIREELSD
- the gatA gene encoding Asp-tRNA(Asn)/Glu-tRNA(Gln) amidotransferase subunit GatA: MELTHLSLAEARRLLEKGEVTPSELLEAVLVRIGAVEERIGAYISVTSDRAREMAVSGAEGPLAGVPLAVKDNICTRGVRTTCGSRMLENFVPPYESTVTARLARAGYVLLGKTNMDEFAMGSSCEHSAFFPTLNPWDGTRITGGSSGGSAAAVAADECIGALGSDTGGSIRQPAALCGVVGLKPTYGRVSRYGLVAFASSLDQIGPLTKTVEDAAILLNVIAGHDPCDSTSAPLPVPDFTREVGRDIKGLKVGVPKEYFIEGMDGEVEAAVRKAIEALEALGARIEEVSLPHTEYGIAAYYIIAPSEASSNLARYDGVKYGFRSAVPGQSLMEMYTSTRARGFGPEVKRRVMLGTYSLSSGYYEAYYRKAQKVRTLLRGDFEEAFRKVDVLAAPTTPEAAFRRGEKMADPLRMYLSDVFTNTVNMAGVPAISVPCGFTGEGLPVGLQIIGKHFDEPAVLRVAHAYEQATDWHKRKPRLP
- a CDS encoding STAS domain-containing protein; amino-acid sequence: MTDFRVETKELGEGVAVLYPHGYLNNIVGEKLEEHCLRYMAGGVRTVVLNFQHIDFINSIGVSILLGIMNTLSEKGVGLLFTDMSPFHSETFEMLGLRKHMQVFRSEEEAMAHLGPAS